From Penicillium psychrofluorescens genome assembly, chromosome: 1, one genomic window encodes:
- a CDS encoding uncharacterized protein (ID:PFLUO_001453-T1.cds;~source:funannotate): protein MPVTDPSSYGPNKDSRDASSTPDEKRVDEKFALGRKGALVFFTLSVLTLMAALDGTSISVALPTIATDLNGTAIEAFWSGTSFLLCSTVFQPSFASLSNVFGRRPIVLIAILFFCVGAVICAIADNFTYMLVGRSVQGVGGGGIIALSEIVMTDLVPLRYRGQYFGIMSAMWSIGSVSGPILGGGFAENVSWRWIFYINFPFIAFGVVFVLLFLNLNIIPSSLSEKLRRIDYTGTVLFVGSLSSFLIPLTWGGVSYAWDSWRTLVPLIVGTAGLLVFAFYEYRFASDPIIPPVIFQNRTATVSFIGSVLQGLILWCALYYMPLYYEAVKEYSPILSGVALFPETFTVAPSGLVIGILITVTGHYRWAIWLGWAVSTAGLGLMVLIKTTTSIPGWILLNIVPGLGLGVLFPSLGYAVQASSTPENLSIAVAMFSFFRALGQAIGVAVGGVVFQNRMRSNLMKYTALAPMADAYSKDAAGLVQVIKAMADGATKTNLKEAYTDSLRTVWIVCCGISGVALLFSLMTEHYDLDRALETTQGLRQDNVSTEKDVEKDAEAKAETVFKETTPWAY from the exons ATGCCAGTCACAGATCCTTCCAGCTATGGGCCCAATAAAGACTCCCGAGATGCATCATCCACGCCAGATGAGAAGAGGGTCGATGAGAAATTTGCTCTGGGGCGAAAAGGCGCTCTGGTTTTCTTCACATTGTCTGTCCTCACATTGATGGCTGCTCTTGATGGGACATCAATATCGGTTGCGCTTCCA ACCATTGCCACAGACCTAAATGGAACTGCCATTGAGGCATTCTGGAGTGGGACTTCTTTCTTACTATGCTCGACTG TATTCCAACCGAGCTtcgcctccctctccaaCGTCTTTGGCCGCCGACCTATTGTTCTAATAGCAATTCTGTTCTTTTGTGTCGGTGCTGTTATATGTGCCATTGCAGACAACTTTACGTACATGCTGGTAGGTCGGTCCGTGCAGGGcgttggtggaggaggaatcATTGCTTTGAGTGAGATAGTCATGACAGATCTGGTTCCGCTACGGTATCGTGGACAATATTTCGGCATCATGAGTGCAATGTGGAGCATTGGATCAGTCTCCGGGCCCATTCTTGGTGGAGGATTCGCAGAGAATGTGTCCTGG AGATGGATTTTCTACATCAACTTCCCGTTCATTGCATTCGGAGTTGTCTTTGTCCTTTTGTTCCTGAATCTCAATATCATCCCTAGCTCGCTTTCCGAGAAGCTTCGCCGCATCGACTACACCGGAACCGTCCTCTTCGTGGGTAGCTTGTCATCCTTCCTGATCCCTCTAACATGGGGCGGCGTTTCGTATGCCTGGGACTCATGGCGCACGCTGGTGCCACTGATTGTGGGCACAGCTGGACTCCTTGTCTTTGCATTCTACGAATACCGCTTCGCCTCCGATCCTATCATTCCGCCTGTGATATTCCAGAACCGCACAGCCACAGTCTCATTCATTGGCAGTGTATTACAAGGGCTGATCCTCTGGTGCGCGCTGTATTACATGCCTCTATACTATGAGGCCGTGAAGGAATACAGTCCCATTCTGTCGGGCGTTGCTCTCTTCCCCGAAACATTTACTGTCGCCCCCAGCGGATTGGTGATCGGTATCTTGATCACGGTCACAGGCCACTACCGGTGGGCCATCTGGCTCGGATGGGCTGTGTCTACCGCCGGTTTGGGGTTGATGGTTCTCATCAAGACAACCACCAGCATTCCGGGCTGGATCTTGTTGAACATTGTGCCCGGACTGGGACTAGGAGTCCTGTTCCCATCGCTGGGCTATGCCGTGCAGGCATCATCAACGCCAGAGAACTTGTCTATTGCCGTCGCTATGTTCAGTTTCTTCCGCGCCTTGGGCCAGGCTATCGGTGTCGCTGTTGGCGGCGTGGTCTTCCAGAACCGCATGCGGAGCAATCTCATGAAGTACACGGCGCTGGCACCCATGGCTGATGCCTATAGCAAAGATGCTGCGGGACTAGTTCAAGTCATCAAAGCCATGGCAGACGGTGCGACAAAGACAAATCTGAAGGAAGCATACACGGACAGCCTGCGTACTGTGTGGATTGTTTGTTGTGGGATTTCTGGCGTGGCCCTGTTGTTTAGCTTGATGACGGAGCACTACGATCTCGACCGTGCTTTGGAAACCACCCAGGGACTACGGCAGGACAACGTTTCCACAGAGAaggatgtggagaaggatgcAGAGGCCAAGGCAGAAACCGTTTTCAAAGAAACAACTCCTTGGGCTTATTGA